Proteins encoded together in one Bacteroidia bacterium window:
- a CDS encoding transposase — translation GLKLFLVVSHTGDVVGFKLTPANVPDNQLHLLLNLLSGITGKVFGDKGFISQPAQEVLNKQGTVLITKPRKNMRSKTLKAYERYYLSKRGMIESIFDILMTQCDIDHTRHRSPVNAIVHTLAGILAYSHFLRKPRVEKVSYSEIIREYLSLDAA, via the coding sequence ATGGGTTAAAACTATTTCTGGTTGTCAGCCATACGGGAGACGTGGTAGGGTTCAAACTCACCCCTGCTAATGTACCAGATAATCAACTCCATTTATTGTTAAATCTGCTTTCTGGGATAACCGGGAAGGTATTTGGGGACAAAGGTTTTATTTCTCAACCGGCGCAGGAAGTTTTGAATAAGCAAGGGACTGTGCTGATAACCAAACCCCGTAAAAACATGAGAAGTAAAACGCTCAAGGCATATGAGCGGTATTATTTAAGTAAGCGAGGCATGATAGAGAGTATCTTTGATATTCTCATGACGCAGTGTGATATAGACCACACCCGTCACAGAAGCCCCGTCAATGCGATAGTACATACATTGGCAGGCATTCTGGCATACAGCCATTTTTTACGCAAGCCTCGTGTAGAAAAAGTATCCTACTCGGAAATCATCAGGGAGTACCTTTCTTTGGACGCAGCCTGA